The genome window GCGCCCCGCCGGTTCGCGACGTCGTGGCGGGCCCACAGTTCGCGGAACCGGGGACTGGCCAGGGAAAGCTCCCCGACGAGCTCGATGAACCGCGGGTCGCCGGTCTCGGTCCCGACCGACTGGCGGAACCCCGCCACCAGCCCCTGGGTGGCGAGGTCCCAGTCGGGGAAGAGCGCTCGTTCGGCCGGATCGAGGAAGACGTCCCGCAGCCGGTTGGCCCCGGCCACGAGCCGCGGCGAAATCGCTTCGGCGAGCGGGTTGGCCGCCAGCACGTCGAGGTAGCGGCCCTCGACGAAGGCGGGCAGCCCGACCGCCGCGAGGAACTTGACCATCCCCGGCGGGACCGTCTCCTTGCGGCGCCGTCGCCGTCGTTTCGCGGGCCGCTGCTCGGTGAGGCCGATCAGGTACGCCGCGGTGTCGTCGTCGAGCTGCAGCACGCGGGCGATCGCTTCGAGGACCTGCCTCGAGGGGTTGCGGTCGCGGCCCTGCTCCAGGCGCAGGTAGTAGTCGGCGCTGATGCCGGCCAGCATCGC of Amycolatopsis solani contains these proteins:
- a CDS encoding helix-turn-helix domain-containing protein gives rise to the protein MTDEPNLLGDHLRARRELLSPERAGIPAVGVRRVPGLRREEVAMLAGISADYYLRLEQGRDRNPSRQVLEAIARVLQLDDDTAAYLIGLTEQRPAKRRRRRRKETVPPGMVKFLAAVGLPAFVEGRYLDVLAANPLAEAISPRLVAGANRLRDVFLDPAERALFPDWDLATQGLVAGFRQSVGTETGDPRFIELVGELSLASPRFRELWARHDVANRRGATVRFAHPQVGELVLNREKLELSDAPGLVLAVYHPDPGTDAADKLALLASAALAPASPLRKDVRS